Genomic window (Chryseobacterium bernardetii):
TTTATCAAGAATCTTTCTCTTATACCACTAGTAGGATTGAGCTCGTGCTTATACCTTCTTACCGGGATGAGCCATGAGAACTGGTTCTGGTTTGGAATGTGGTTTCTGATTGGTATGTTTATTTACTTTTTTTACGGCTATAAAAACAGTAAGCTTGGAAAGGAGTTAAAAAAGGGCTAAAACAAGATATAAAATATCAAAAAAAGGCAAAATGGCAATATAGTTATTTTGCCTTTTTCTTTTTTTATAAAACCGGCAGAATTATTGCTGTAAATTCAAGGTAAACAATAAACTAATAGCGTTATGTCTGAAAGAATCAAAACATACAGGGAGTTTTATCAGTTCTACCTTACCGAACACAGTAAAACAGGAACCCGGATTTTCCACTTTATTGGTACATTGCTCGTATTTGTTGTGATAGGATATGTTATCAGTTCAGGAAAAGAGAGATTTCTATGGTATATTCCAATTGTGGGATACGGATTTGCCTGGTTTAGCCATGCCGTTATCGAAAGAAATAAGCCTGCTACTTTTAAATATCCGTTGTGGTCATTAATTTCGGACTTTAAGCTTTTCTTTGAATTATTAATTGGAAAGCAGAAATTTAGAGAACCGAATAATCAGATACAGGAACCTTAATATTATTCATGAAATTTCATAATCATTTTACATCACTGCAAAAATCTTATTGTG
Coding sequences:
- a CDS encoding DUF962 domain-containing protein; amino-acid sequence: MSERIKTYREFYQFYLTEHSKTGTRIFHFIGTLLVFVVIGYVISSGKERFLWYIPIVGYGFAWFSHAVIERNKPATFKYPLWSLISDFKLFFELLIGKQKFREPNNQIQEP